One Glycine soja cultivar W05 chromosome 2, ASM419377v2, whole genome shotgun sequence genomic region harbors:
- the LOC114383041 gene encoding intracellular protein transport protein USO1-like isoform X1: protein MAADQRRKRVNGANIAGYGSREQHRIKRKNLGLVQNDLNMRPHISVEWDGNHKKVVAKWEQIGISWRQMKPFINLVSNDHKILADVFAVPQEIFELDNLSEVLSYEVWKTHLSENERNLLMNFLPSGFESHQVVEELLGGINFNFGNPFSKWGASLCLGSLHPDMIVDQEQHLKTERREYYSHIHNYHNDMIGFLSKLKKSWQSCKDPEKEIVQKIWRTKHVEKRMLSKVIESRGYDHNGNVTGTSESCSWDAEEKACSSDNQISSLRKDDKLQRRVLEKCIVKGKSRNLMDSLDNMPNVGEKPKTGDKLPKHSIHSSDSDKYMSCIKISKQQHELVKNMKQAGKSIQSRSLNRVLGNLEKIHVQPYNTFVKEEQKKLQEHWLLLVNKDLPAAYLNWTERRIQRHAVRNSLVAEMKDKSNPFMEEEDGVDTGSELKDQDGVNSGSELQDHDEVNSGSELQDQDEDNLGSGDKLKDKNEDNMSSECEPQEQNEDNVTSGSELQDQGEDNVNSGDELQDQVNDGGLNDQSDLKEDEDSFSRSPENQSQHNSYVSGDDEFNRMSVDSERNILLSKSNNTSSISGDHEFNRMNVDSEKNLLLSKSNNTSLNEDEYSRNMNTRDVSIDEEAPFTSSGDVWQGVEMPHSYYDSAVTHEYAASGLSLANPQVSQEQPTRMIDLEADLRREETGKELLSRQLDNGTFSSYQSQDRSVLLESLFKGEGLLPYHHDQKVAELDFQTSNNVMMGGGQFSSHLKEPLQTSLTLDQGRRRATEVYMPENMSENIYSDGGRYLIPRQDPLTAVNMTDWAANNARIAGPSQSHLNTGDFIDHHWFPADHQVRGGGWNGSDGGGLSSQSLGTGASADQSLFSILSECDQLHSGSPYDSVRNTNQFLAPRTYGLADAGTPRVNTVAPPASHPLDYFTRREAPSGLVPDDTVWMSLPPHQNSSLHDQIGKPYLRSWNR from the exons ACATTGCTGGTTATGGTTCTAGAGAGCAACACAGGatcaaaagaaagaatttgGGATTAGTTCAAAATGATTTGAACATGAGGCCTCACATCTCTGTTGAGTGGGATGGTAATCACAAAAAGGTTGTTGCTAAGTGGGAACAGATTGGCATCAGTTGGAGACAAATGAAACCATTTATCAATTTGGTTTCTAATGATCACAAAATCTTGGCAGATGTGTTCGCAGTGCCTCAAGAAATTTTTGAATTGGATAATTTAAGTGAAGTTCTTTCGTATGAG GTTTGGAAGACCCATCTTTCAGAAAATGAGAGAAACCTTCTTATGAATTTTCTCCCTAGTGGCTTTGAGTCACATCAAGTTGTGGAAGAACTACTTGGTGGGATTAACTTTAACTTTGGAAATCCTTTCTCGAAATG GGGTGCTTCGCTATGTTTAGGCAGTCTTCATCCAGATATGATTGTTGACCAGGAACAGCATCTTAAGACAGAGAGGAGAGAATACTACTCACACATTCATAATTATCACAATGA TATGATAGGATTTCTATCAAAGTTGAAGAAGAGCTGGCAAAGCTGTAAAGATCCAGAAAAGGAGATTGTGCAAAAGATATGGAG GACAAAGCATGTAGAGAAAAGAATGCTCTCCAAAGTGATTGAATCTAGAGGCTATGATCATAATGGGAATGTTACAGGGACATCTGAGTCATGCTCCTGGGATGCAGAGGAGAAAGCATGTAGTAGCGACAACCAAATTTCCTCACTGAGAAAAGACGATAAACTTCAAAGAAG GGTGCTTGAAAAATGCATTGTTAAAGGTAAATCCAGAAATTTGATGGATTCTTTGGACAATATGCCTAACGTGGGAGAAAAGCCCAAGACAGGAGACAAACTGCCCAAGCATAGCATTCATTCTAGCGATAGTGATAAATACATGTCATGTATCAAG ATTAGCAAGCAGCAGCATGAACTTGTTAAGAATATGAAGCAGGCTGGTAAAAGCATCCAATCTAGGTCCCTTAACCGTGTTTTGGGTAACCttgaaaaaattcatgtgcAACCATACAATACATTTGTCAAAGAAGAACAGAAGAAGTTGCAGGAGCATTG GTTGCTATTAGTAAACAAAGACCTCCCTGCGGCATATCTAAATTGGACAGAGAGACGGATACAGAGACATGCTGTGAGAAATTCATTGGTTGCAGAGATGAAGGATAAATCAAATCCATTCATGGAG GAAGAGGATGGTGTGGACACAGGGAGTGAACTTAAGGATCAGGATGGTGTGAACTCAGGGAGTGAACTACAGGATCACGATGAGGTGAACTCAGGGAGTGAACTTCAGGATCAGGATGAGGACAACCTTGGCTCAGGGGACAAGCTAAAGGATAAGAATGAGGATAACATGAGTTCAGAATGTGAGCCTCAGGAGCAGAATGAGGATAATGTGACCTCAGGGAGCGAACTTCAGGATCAGGGTGAGGATAATGTCAACTCGGGTGATGAGCTTCAGGATCAGGTGAATGATGGAGGTCTGAATGATCAGTCTGACTTGAAAGaagatgaggattctttttctAGGTCCCCCGAGAACCAGTCCCAGCACAATTCTTATGTTAGTGGTGATGATGAGTTCAACCGAATGAGTGTAGATTCAGAAAGGAATATTcttttatcaaaatcaaataatactTCATCGATTAGTGGTGATCATGAGTTCAACCGAATGAATGTGGATTCAGAAAAGAATCTTcttttatcaaaatcaaataatactTCATTGAATGAAGATGAGTATTCAAGGAATATGAACACTCGGGATGTTTCTATTGATGAAGAAGCACCTTTCACTTCCAGTGGTGATGTCTGGCAAGGAGTTGAAATGCCACATTCATACTATGATTCTGCTGTGACCCACGAGTATGCAGCCAGTGGGTTATCACTGGCTAATCCTCAAGTCAGTCAAGAGCAGCCAACTCGTATGATTGATCTTGAAGCTGATTTGCGTCGAGAAGAGACAGGCAAAGAGTTGTTAAGTAGGCAATTAGATAATGGGACCTTCAGTTCATACCAAAGCCAGGATCGAAGTGTCTTACTTGAATCACTCTTCAAAGGAGAGGGGTTGTTACCTTATCATCATGATCAGAAAGTAGCTGAGTTAGATTTCCAAACTTCAAACAATGTTATGATGGGGGGTGGCCAATTTTCCAGTCATTTAAAGGAGCCATTGCAAACTTCGCTGACACTGGATCAGGGGCGAAGGAGAGCTACTGAGGTTTACATGCCAGAAAACATGTCAGAGAATATTTATTCGGATGGAGGAAGGTATTTGATCCCCAGGCAAGATCCTTTGACTGCGGTAAATATGACTGATTGGGCTGCTAATAATGCTCGCATAGCAGGGCCTTCCCAATCTCACTTGAACACTGGAGATTTTATTGATCATCATTGGTTCCCTGCTGATCATCAAGTTCGTGGTGGTGGCTGGAATGGATCTGATGGTGGTGGTCTTTCAAGTCAAAGTCTTGGCACTGGAGCAAGCGCTGATCAGAGTTTATTTAGTATTCTGTCAGAGTGTGACCAATTGCATTCAGGTAGCCCTTATGATTCAGTTAGAAATACTAACCAGTTTCTTGCACCGAGAACTTATGGATTAGCAGATGCAGGTACACCAAGGGTAAACACGGTTGCACCACCGGCTTCTCATCCATTAGATTACTTCACCAGACGTGAAGCACCTAGTGGCCTGGTGCCTGATGATACGGTATGGATGAGCTTGCCGCCACATCAGAATTCTTCATTACATGATCAAATCGGAAAGCCATACTTAAGGTCATGGAACCGGTAA
- the LOC114383041 gene encoding intracellular protein transport protein USO1-like isoform X2 has protein sequence MAADQRRKRVNGANIAGYGSREQHRIKRKNLGLVQNDLNMRPHISVEWDGNHKKVVAKWEQIGISWRQMKPFINLVSNDHKILADVFAVPQEIFELDNLSEVLSYEVWKTHLSENERNLLMNFLPSGFESHQVVEELLGGINFNFGNPFSKWGASLCLGSLHPDMIVDQEQHLKTERREYYSHIHNYHNDMIGFLSKLKKSWQSCKDPEKEIVQKIWRTKHVEKRMLSKVIESRGYDHNGNVTGTSESCSWDAEEKACSSDNQISSLRKDDKLQRRVLEKCIVKGKSRNLMDSLDNMPNVGEKPKTGDKLPKHSIHSSDSDKYMSCIKISKQQHELVKNMKQAGKSIQSRSLNRVLGNLEKIHVQPYNTFVKEEQKKLQEHWLLLVNKDLPAAYLNWTERRIQRHAVRNSLVAEMKDKSNPFMEEEDGVDTGSELKDQDGVNSGSELQDHDEVNSGSELQDQDEDNLGSGDKLKDKNEDNMSSECEPQEQNEDNVTSGSELQDQGEDNVNSGDELQDQVNDGGLNDQSDLKEDEDSFSRSPENQSQHNSYVSGDDEFNRMSVDSERNILLSKSNNTSSISGDHEFNRMNVDSEKNLLLSKSNNTSLNEDEYSRNMNTRDVSIDEEAPFTSSGDVWQGVEMPHSYYDSAVTHEYAASGLSLANPQVSQEQPTRMIDLEADLRREETGKELLSRQLDNGTFSSYQSQDRSVLLESLFKGEGLLPYHHDQKVAELDFQTSNNVMMGGGQFSSHLKEPLQTSLTLDQGRRRATEVYMPENMSENIYSDGGRYLIPRQDPLTAVNMTDWAANNARIAGPSQSHLNTGDFIDHHWFPADHQVRGGGWNGSDGGGLSSQSLGTGASADQSLFSILSECDQLHSDAGTPRVNTVAPPASHPLDYFTRREAPSGLVPDDTVWMSLPPHQNSSLHDQIGKPYLRSWNR, from the exons ACATTGCTGGTTATGGTTCTAGAGAGCAACACAGGatcaaaagaaagaatttgGGATTAGTTCAAAATGATTTGAACATGAGGCCTCACATCTCTGTTGAGTGGGATGGTAATCACAAAAAGGTTGTTGCTAAGTGGGAACAGATTGGCATCAGTTGGAGACAAATGAAACCATTTATCAATTTGGTTTCTAATGATCACAAAATCTTGGCAGATGTGTTCGCAGTGCCTCAAGAAATTTTTGAATTGGATAATTTAAGTGAAGTTCTTTCGTATGAG GTTTGGAAGACCCATCTTTCAGAAAATGAGAGAAACCTTCTTATGAATTTTCTCCCTAGTGGCTTTGAGTCACATCAAGTTGTGGAAGAACTACTTGGTGGGATTAACTTTAACTTTGGAAATCCTTTCTCGAAATG GGGTGCTTCGCTATGTTTAGGCAGTCTTCATCCAGATATGATTGTTGACCAGGAACAGCATCTTAAGACAGAGAGGAGAGAATACTACTCACACATTCATAATTATCACAATGA TATGATAGGATTTCTATCAAAGTTGAAGAAGAGCTGGCAAAGCTGTAAAGATCCAGAAAAGGAGATTGTGCAAAAGATATGGAG GACAAAGCATGTAGAGAAAAGAATGCTCTCCAAAGTGATTGAATCTAGAGGCTATGATCATAATGGGAATGTTACAGGGACATCTGAGTCATGCTCCTGGGATGCAGAGGAGAAAGCATGTAGTAGCGACAACCAAATTTCCTCACTGAGAAAAGACGATAAACTTCAAAGAAG GGTGCTTGAAAAATGCATTGTTAAAGGTAAATCCAGAAATTTGATGGATTCTTTGGACAATATGCCTAACGTGGGAGAAAAGCCCAAGACAGGAGACAAACTGCCCAAGCATAGCATTCATTCTAGCGATAGTGATAAATACATGTCATGTATCAAG ATTAGCAAGCAGCAGCATGAACTTGTTAAGAATATGAAGCAGGCTGGTAAAAGCATCCAATCTAGGTCCCTTAACCGTGTTTTGGGTAACCttgaaaaaattcatgtgcAACCATACAATACATTTGTCAAAGAAGAACAGAAGAAGTTGCAGGAGCATTG GTTGCTATTAGTAAACAAAGACCTCCCTGCGGCATATCTAAATTGGACAGAGAGACGGATACAGAGACATGCTGTGAGAAATTCATTGGTTGCAGAGATGAAGGATAAATCAAATCCATTCATGGAG GAAGAGGATGGTGTGGACACAGGGAGTGAACTTAAGGATCAGGATGGTGTGAACTCAGGGAGTGAACTACAGGATCACGATGAGGTGAACTCAGGGAGTGAACTTCAGGATCAGGATGAGGACAACCTTGGCTCAGGGGACAAGCTAAAGGATAAGAATGAGGATAACATGAGTTCAGAATGTGAGCCTCAGGAGCAGAATGAGGATAATGTGACCTCAGGGAGCGAACTTCAGGATCAGGGTGAGGATAATGTCAACTCGGGTGATGAGCTTCAGGATCAGGTGAATGATGGAGGTCTGAATGATCAGTCTGACTTGAAAGaagatgaggattctttttctAGGTCCCCCGAGAACCAGTCCCAGCACAATTCTTATGTTAGTGGTGATGATGAGTTCAACCGAATGAGTGTAGATTCAGAAAGGAATATTcttttatcaaaatcaaataatactTCATCGATTAGTGGTGATCATGAGTTCAACCGAATGAATGTGGATTCAGAAAAGAATCTTcttttatcaaaatcaaataatactTCATTGAATGAAGATGAGTATTCAAGGAATATGAACACTCGGGATGTTTCTATTGATGAAGAAGCACCTTTCACTTCCAGTGGTGATGTCTGGCAAGGAGTTGAAATGCCACATTCATACTATGATTCTGCTGTGACCCACGAGTATGCAGCCAGTGGGTTATCACTGGCTAATCCTCAAGTCAGTCAAGAGCAGCCAACTCGTATGATTGATCTTGAAGCTGATTTGCGTCGAGAAGAGACAGGCAAAGAGTTGTTAAGTAGGCAATTAGATAATGGGACCTTCAGTTCATACCAAAGCCAGGATCGAAGTGTCTTACTTGAATCACTCTTCAAAGGAGAGGGGTTGTTACCTTATCATCATGATCAGAAAGTAGCTGAGTTAGATTTCCAAACTTCAAACAATGTTATGATGGGGGGTGGCCAATTTTCCAGTCATTTAAAGGAGCCATTGCAAACTTCGCTGACACTGGATCAGGGGCGAAGGAGAGCTACTGAGGTTTACATGCCAGAAAACATGTCAGAGAATATTTATTCGGATGGAGGAAGGTATTTGATCCCCAGGCAAGATCCTTTGACTGCGGTAAATATGACTGATTGGGCTGCTAATAATGCTCGCATAGCAGGGCCTTCCCAATCTCACTTGAACACTGGAGATTTTATTGATCATCATTGGTTCCCTGCTGATCATCAAGTTCGTGGTGGTGGCTGGAATGGATCTGATGGTGGTGGTCTTTCAAGTCAAAGTCTTGGCACTGGAGCAAGCGCTGATCAGAGTTTATTTAGTATTCTGTCAGAGTGTGACCAATTGCATTCAG ATGCAGGTACACCAAGGGTAAACACGGTTGCACCACCGGCTTCTCATCCATTAGATTACTTCACCAGACGTGAAGCACCTAGTGGCCTGGTGCCTGATGATACGGTATGGATGAGCTTGCCGCCACATCAGAATTCTTCATTACATGATCAAATCGGAAAGCCATACTTAAGGTCATGGAACCGGTAA
- the LOC114383041 gene encoding intracellular protein transport protein USO1-like isoform X3: MAADQRRKRVNGANIAGYGSREQHRIKRKNLGLVQNDLNMRPHISVEWDGNHKKVVAKWEQIGISWRQMKPFINLVSNDHKILADVFAVPQEIFELDNLSEVLSYEVWKTHLSENERNLLMNFLPSGFESHQVVEELLGGINFNFGNPFSKWGASLCLGSLHPDMIVDQEQHLKTERREYYSHIHNYHNDMIGFLSKLKKSWQSCKDPEKEIVQKIWRTKHVEKRMLSKVIESRGYDHNGNVTGTSESCSWDAEEKACSSDNQISSLRKDDKLQRRVLEKCIVKGKSRNLMDSLDNMPNVGEKPKTGDKLPKHSIHSSDSDKYMSCIKISKQQHELVKNMKQAGKSIQSRSLNRVLGNLEKIHVQPYNTFVKEEQKKLQEHWLLLVNKDLPAAYLNWTERRIQRHAVRNSLVAEMKDKSNPFMEEEDGVDTGSELKDQDGVNSGSELQDHDEVNSGSELQDQDEDNLGSGDKLKDKNEDNMSSECEPQEQNEDNVTSGSELQDQGEDNVNSGDELQDQVNDGGLNDQSDLKEDEDSFSRSPENQSQHNSYVSGDDEFNRMSVDSERNILLSKSNNTSSISGDHEFNRMNVDSEKNLLLSKSNNTSLNEDEYSRNMNTRDVSIDEEAPFTSSGDVWQGVEMPHSYYDSAVTHEYAASGLSLANPQVSQEQPTRMIDLEADLRREETGKELLSRQLDNGTFSSYQSQDRSVLLESLFKGEGLLPYHHDQKVAELDFQTSNNVMMGGGQFSSHLKEPLQTSLTLDQGRRRATEVYMPENMSENIYSDGGRYLIPRQDPLTAVNMTDWAANNARIAGPSQSHLNTGDFIDHHWFPADHQVRGGGWNGSDGGGLSSQSLGTGASADQSLFSILSECDQLHSGTPRVNTVAPPASHPLDYFTRREAPSGLVPDDTVWMSLPPHQNSSLHDQIGKPYLRSWNR, from the exons ACATTGCTGGTTATGGTTCTAGAGAGCAACACAGGatcaaaagaaagaatttgGGATTAGTTCAAAATGATTTGAACATGAGGCCTCACATCTCTGTTGAGTGGGATGGTAATCACAAAAAGGTTGTTGCTAAGTGGGAACAGATTGGCATCAGTTGGAGACAAATGAAACCATTTATCAATTTGGTTTCTAATGATCACAAAATCTTGGCAGATGTGTTCGCAGTGCCTCAAGAAATTTTTGAATTGGATAATTTAAGTGAAGTTCTTTCGTATGAG GTTTGGAAGACCCATCTTTCAGAAAATGAGAGAAACCTTCTTATGAATTTTCTCCCTAGTGGCTTTGAGTCACATCAAGTTGTGGAAGAACTACTTGGTGGGATTAACTTTAACTTTGGAAATCCTTTCTCGAAATG GGGTGCTTCGCTATGTTTAGGCAGTCTTCATCCAGATATGATTGTTGACCAGGAACAGCATCTTAAGACAGAGAGGAGAGAATACTACTCACACATTCATAATTATCACAATGA TATGATAGGATTTCTATCAAAGTTGAAGAAGAGCTGGCAAAGCTGTAAAGATCCAGAAAAGGAGATTGTGCAAAAGATATGGAG GACAAAGCATGTAGAGAAAAGAATGCTCTCCAAAGTGATTGAATCTAGAGGCTATGATCATAATGGGAATGTTACAGGGACATCTGAGTCATGCTCCTGGGATGCAGAGGAGAAAGCATGTAGTAGCGACAACCAAATTTCCTCACTGAGAAAAGACGATAAACTTCAAAGAAG GGTGCTTGAAAAATGCATTGTTAAAGGTAAATCCAGAAATTTGATGGATTCTTTGGACAATATGCCTAACGTGGGAGAAAAGCCCAAGACAGGAGACAAACTGCCCAAGCATAGCATTCATTCTAGCGATAGTGATAAATACATGTCATGTATCAAG ATTAGCAAGCAGCAGCATGAACTTGTTAAGAATATGAAGCAGGCTGGTAAAAGCATCCAATCTAGGTCCCTTAACCGTGTTTTGGGTAACCttgaaaaaattcatgtgcAACCATACAATACATTTGTCAAAGAAGAACAGAAGAAGTTGCAGGAGCATTG GTTGCTATTAGTAAACAAAGACCTCCCTGCGGCATATCTAAATTGGACAGAGAGACGGATACAGAGACATGCTGTGAGAAATTCATTGGTTGCAGAGATGAAGGATAAATCAAATCCATTCATGGAG GAAGAGGATGGTGTGGACACAGGGAGTGAACTTAAGGATCAGGATGGTGTGAACTCAGGGAGTGAACTACAGGATCACGATGAGGTGAACTCAGGGAGTGAACTTCAGGATCAGGATGAGGACAACCTTGGCTCAGGGGACAAGCTAAAGGATAAGAATGAGGATAACATGAGTTCAGAATGTGAGCCTCAGGAGCAGAATGAGGATAATGTGACCTCAGGGAGCGAACTTCAGGATCAGGGTGAGGATAATGTCAACTCGGGTGATGAGCTTCAGGATCAGGTGAATGATGGAGGTCTGAATGATCAGTCTGACTTGAAAGaagatgaggattctttttctAGGTCCCCCGAGAACCAGTCCCAGCACAATTCTTATGTTAGTGGTGATGATGAGTTCAACCGAATGAGTGTAGATTCAGAAAGGAATATTcttttatcaaaatcaaataatactTCATCGATTAGTGGTGATCATGAGTTCAACCGAATGAATGTGGATTCAGAAAAGAATCTTcttttatcaaaatcaaataatactTCATTGAATGAAGATGAGTATTCAAGGAATATGAACACTCGGGATGTTTCTATTGATGAAGAAGCACCTTTCACTTCCAGTGGTGATGTCTGGCAAGGAGTTGAAATGCCACATTCATACTATGATTCTGCTGTGACCCACGAGTATGCAGCCAGTGGGTTATCACTGGCTAATCCTCAAGTCAGTCAAGAGCAGCCAACTCGTATGATTGATCTTGAAGCTGATTTGCGTCGAGAAGAGACAGGCAAAGAGTTGTTAAGTAGGCAATTAGATAATGGGACCTTCAGTTCATACCAAAGCCAGGATCGAAGTGTCTTACTTGAATCACTCTTCAAAGGAGAGGGGTTGTTACCTTATCATCATGATCAGAAAGTAGCTGAGTTAGATTTCCAAACTTCAAACAATGTTATGATGGGGGGTGGCCAATTTTCCAGTCATTTAAAGGAGCCATTGCAAACTTCGCTGACACTGGATCAGGGGCGAAGGAGAGCTACTGAGGTTTACATGCCAGAAAACATGTCAGAGAATATTTATTCGGATGGAGGAAGGTATTTGATCCCCAGGCAAGATCCTTTGACTGCGGTAAATATGACTGATTGGGCTGCTAATAATGCTCGCATAGCAGGGCCTTCCCAATCTCACTTGAACACTGGAGATTTTATTGATCATCATTGGTTCCCTGCTGATCATCAAGTTCGTGGTGGTGGCTGGAATGGATCTGATGGTGGTGGTCTTTCAAGTCAAAGTCTTGGCACTGGAGCAAGCGCTGATCAGAGTTTATTTAGTATTCTGTCAGAGTGTGACCAATTGCATTCAG GTACACCAAGGGTAAACACGGTTGCACCACCGGCTTCTCATCCATTAGATTACTTCACCAGACGTGAAGCACCTAGTGGCCTGGTGCCTGATGATACGGTATGGATGAGCTTGCCGCCACATCAGAATTCTTCATTACATGATCAAATCGGAAAGCCATACTTAAGGTCATGGAACCGGTAA
- the LOC114383060 gene encoding uncharacterized protein LOC114383060 — protein sequence MAHSGFEEMGNQKKKEVIRVERESVIPVLKPQLIMTLANLIKHSADRVEFLKLCKRIEYTIRAWYLLQFEDMMQLYSLFDPVSGTQKLEHQKLPREEIDVLEQNFLTYLFEVMKKSNFKIATQEEIDIALSGQYLLNLPITVNESKLDKVLLKKYFEAHPQDNLPDFYDKYIIFRRGIGIDRTTDYFVMEKVDMLIARFWSYMLRITRLENFLSRREKRHHRKDPKKDDEINSELEDFQDDLYERIRLEKMPISFGSLLNKNTIQEPTFDRIIVVYRPASSNSKKERGIFVKHFKSIPMADMEIVLPEKRNPGLTPMDWVKFLASAIVGLVAVASSLDVNTADLRVIGAVLSTVLGYLAKTYFTFQQNLVQYQNLITRSMYDKQLDSGKGTLLHLCDDVIQQEVKEVIISFFILMEQGKANRQELDQWCEELIREEFGESCNFDVDDAVQKLEKFGIVTKDIIGRYQCVGLKRANEIIGTTTEELVLKARQGGSITP from the exons ATGGCACATTCGGGTTTCGAAGAAATGGGCAAccagaagaagaaggaagtgATTCGGGTAGAGCGTGAATCAGTTATTCCAGTTTTGAAGCCTCAGCTCATCATGACATTGGCCAACCTTATTA AACATAGTGCTGACCGAGTTGAATTTTTGAAGCTCTGCAAAAGAATAGAGTATACAATTCGAGCTTGGTATCTTCTACAGTTTGAGGACATGAtg CAACTCTATTCTCTCTTTGATCCTGTATCCGGGACGCAGAAGTTGGAACACCAGAAGTTACCTCGTGAAGAAATTGATGTTCTTGAACAGAATTTCTTGACTTACCTATTTGAG GTCATGAAAAAAAGCAACTTCAAGATTGCTACTCAAGAAGAGATTGATATTGCACTTTCTGGACAGTATCTTCTAAATCTTCCCATTACAGTAAATGAATCTAAG CTTGACaaggttcttttgaaaaaatattttgaagcaCATCCTCAAGATAACCTTCCAGATTTCTATGATAAG tatattatttttCGGCGTGGCATTGGAATTGATCGAACGACCGATTACTTTGTCATGGAGAAAGTGGACATGCTCATAGCACGTTTTTGGTCATATATGTTAAGAATAACCAG GTTGGAAAATTTTTTATCCAGAAGGGAAAAAAGGCATCATAGGAAGGATCCCAAGAAGGATGATGAAATTAACTCAGAGTTGGAAGATTTTCAGGATGATTTATATGAACGGATACGCCTTGAAAAGATGCCAATAAG TTTCGGTAGTTTGCTGAACAAGAACACAATCCAAGAACCTACATTTGATAGGATAATTGTTGTGTACAG GCCAGCTAGTTccaattcaaaaaaagaaagaggaattTTTGTGAAGCATTTCAAGAGCATTCCAATGGCTGATATGGAAATAGTTCTT CCAGAAAAGAGAAATCCTGGATTGACTCCAATGGATTGGGTCAAGTTTCTTGCATCTGCTATAGTTGGGCTG GTTGCTGTAGCTAGTTCTCTTGATGTGAATACAGCTGATTTGAGGGTCATTGGTGCCGTTCTCTCCACAGTACTTGGATACTTGGCCAAGACATACTTCAC GTTCCAACAAAACTTGGTCCAATACCAAAATTTGATTACACGGTCAATGTATGACAAACAACTGGACAGTGGAAAGGGTACACTTCTCCATTTATGTGATGATGTCATTCAACAGGAA GTTAAAGAggtaataatatcatttttcattctgaTGGAGCAGGGAAAAGCTAATAGACAA GAGCTCGATCAATGGTGTGAGGAGTTAATCAGAGAAGAGTTTGGGGAGAGCTGTAATTTTGACGTGGATGATGCAGTTCAAAAATTAGAGAAGTTCGGAATTGTCACAAAG GATATCATTGGGCGGTATCAATGCGTTGGGCTCAAACGGGCTAATGAGATAATAGGCACCACCACTGAAGAACTTGTCCTTAAGGCAAGACAGGGGGGAAGCATCACTCCTTAA
- the LOC114383080 gene encoding uncharacterized protein LOC114383080 → MAGIAILLDLWRKNQNLSSGLHSSHAFQSSSAFCSASAATAAAASLAAGTGFASRALFGSSVAYCDAGAVLPEDYISNIQSSFERNYKYDAVRYSTKQYNVELKPLFSAFELRAFALTSLRSFLMFYLPLLEPRVEMEDDENFQEEDQEHHVDLVVPFKKSVKQIMRETTVVTTRRILERIVVHYVSQRMAWKLLKDIPRSATRKAGRSMPTLVYVYCVSRTTFRGHMLGVAASWLVQVGIDLYRFFSSTFQGQYEDNDVDQTNQVGVLGQKVVIATVRCTSSLIFASIGAGIGATFIRRPWLGQWVGCAIGDLGGPIIVAFCADRF, encoded by the exons ATGGCAGGCATAGCTATACTGTTAGATCTATGGAGGAAAAATCAAAACTTGAGCTCTGGATTGCACTCTTCTCACGCCTTTCAGTCTTCCAGTGCCTTCTGTTCTGCCTCTGCTGCCACTGCCGCTGCAGCGTCTTTAGCTGCGGGAACCGGTTTTGCCTCAAGGGCATTGTTTGG GTCATCAGTTGCATATTGTGATGCTGGTGCAGTATTACCAGAAGACTACATTTCTAATATACAAAGTTCTTTTGAAAGGAATTATAAATATGATGCTGTAAGATATAGTACCAAGCAGTATAATGTGGAACTTAAGCCTCTCTTCTCTGCTTTTGAATTAAGGGCATTTGCGTTGACTTCCTTAAGGTCATTCTTGATGTTCTATTTGCCACTTTTGGAGCCCCGTGTGGAAATGGAAGATGATGAGAATTTCCAGGAGGAGGATCAAGAGCACCATGTTGATCTGGTTGTTCCCTTTAAAAAATCAGTCAAGCAAATCATGCGTGAg ACAACCGTTGTGACCACTAGAAGGATTTTAGAAAGAATTGTTGTGCATTATGTTTCACAAAGAATGGCATGGAAGCTTCTTAAAG ATATCCCTAGATCAGCAACTCGCAAGGCTGGAAGGAGCATGCCTACTTTGGTTTACGTCTACTGTGTGAGCAGAACAACATTCAGAG GACATATGCTTGGAGTTGCAGCATCATGGCTTGTCCAAGTAGGCATTGATTTATATCGATTCTTTTCCTCCACATTCCAGGGCCAGTACGAGGATAATGATGTTGATCAAACAAATCAAGTTGGAGTTCTTGGACAGAAGGTTGTCATTGCTACTGTTAGATGTACTTCATCTTTAATCTTTGCCTCCATAGGAGCAGGAATTGGTGCAACCTTTATTCGTCGTCCATGGCTCGGCCAGTGGGTTG gGTGTGCTATTGGTGATTTGGGCGGTCCCATCATTGTAGCATTTTGTGCTGACAGATTTTGA